In Oryza sativa Japonica Group chromosome 2, ASM3414082v1, the following are encoded in one genomic region:
- the LOC4330134 gene encoding hsp70-Hsp90 organizing protein gives MADEAKAKGNAAFSAGRYEEAARHFTDAIALAPGNHVLYSNRSAALASVHRYSEALADAEKTVELKPDWAKGYSRLGAAHLGLGDAASAVAAYEKGLALDPTNEGLKAGLADAKKAAAAPPRRPPPSGVDGIGQMFQGPELWTKIASDPTTRAYLEQPDFMQMLRDVQRNPSSLNMYLSDPRMMQVLGLMLNIKIQRPEASESSQPSSSPPSQPQEQPEAKAREVEPEPEPEPMEVTDEEKERKERKSSAQKEKEAGNAAYKKKDFETAIQHYTKAMELDDEDISYLTNRAAVYIEMGKYDECIKDCDKAVERGRELRADFKMISRALTRKGTALAKLAKTSKDYDIAIETFQKALTEHRNPDTLKKLNEAERAKKELEQQEYYDPKLADEEREKGNQLFKEQKYPDAVKHYTEAIRRNPKDPKVYSNRAACYTKLGAMPEGLKDAEKCIELDPTFSKGYTRKGAIQFFMKEYDKAMETYQAGLKHDPNNPELLDGVKRCIEQINKANRGDLTQEEIQERQNKAMQDPEIQNILTDPIMRQVLVDLQENPRASQEHLKNPGVMQKIQKLVSAGIVQMR, from the exons ATGGCCGacgaggcgaaggcgaagggtAATGCGGCCTTCTCGGCCGGCCGctacgaggaggcggcgcggcactTCACTGACGCCATCGCGCTCGCCCCGGGGAACCACGTCCTCTACTCCAAccgctccgccgcgctcgcctcggtCCACCGCTACTCCGAGGCGCTCGCCGACGCCGAGAAGACCGTCGAGCTGAAGCCCGACTGGGCTAAGGGGTACTCCCGCCTCGGAGCCGCCCACCTCGGCCTCGGCGACGCCgcgagcgccgtcgccgcctacgAGAAGGGCCTCGCCCTCGACCCCACCAACGAGGGCCTTAAGGCCGGCCTCGCCGATGCCAAGaaggcggccgccgccccgccgcgccgcccgccgcccagcGGCGTTGACGGCATAGGCCAGATGTTCCAGGGGCCCGAGCTCTGGACCAAGATCGCCTCCGACCCGACCACGCGCGCATACCTCGAGCAGCCCGACTTCATGCAGATGCTGCGGGATGTGCAGAGGAACCCCAGCAGCCTCAACATGTACCTCTCCGATCCCCGGATGATGCAGGTGCTCGGCCTCATGCTTAACATCAAGATCCAGAGACCAGAGGCCTCTGAATCGTCGCAGCccagctcgtcgccgccgtcgcagccgcaGGAGCAGCccgaggcgaaggcgagggaggTGGAGCCAGAGCCTGAGCcggagccgatggaggtgaccgATGAGGAGAAGGAGCGGAAGGAGAGGAAATCGTCTGCTCAGAAGGAGAAGGAAGCGGGGAACGCAGCTTACAAGAAAAAGGACTTCGAGACCGCGATCCAGCATTACACAAAAGCCATGGAACTTGATGATGAGGACATTTCCTATCTTACCAACCGTGCAGCGGTCTACATTGAGATGGGAAAG TACGATGAATGCATTAAGGACTGTGATAAGGCTgtggagaggggaagggaactTCGTGCTGATTTCAAGATGATCTCAAGGGCACTGACAAGAAAAGGAACAGCCCTAGCCAAACTTGCTAAGACCTCTAAGGACTATGACATTGCCATTGAGACTTTCCAGAAGGCTCTAACTGAGCATCGGAATCCAGACACTCTAAAAAAGCTAAATGAGGCTGAGAGGGCAAAGAAAGAGTTGGAGCAACAAGAGTACTATGATCCAAAGTTAGcagatgaagagagagagaaag GTAATCAGCTTTTCAAGGAGCAAAAATATCCAGACGCGGTAAAGCATTACACTGAGGCTATCAGGAGAAATCCTAAGGACCCGAAG GTGTACAGCAATAGGGCTGCATGCTACACCAAGTTGGGAGCCATGCCTGAAGGTCTTAAAGATGCAGAGAAGTGCATTGAACTAGATCCCACCTTCTCCAAAGGGTATACAAGGAAAGGTGCAATTCAGTTTTTCATGAAAGAATATGACAAGGCAATGGAAACTTACCAGGCCGGTTTGAAGCATGATCCGAATAACCCGGAACTGCTGGACGGTGTGAAAAG GTGTATCGAACAGATCAACAAGGCCAACAGGGGTGATTTGACTCAGGAAGAGATTCAGGAACGACAG aaCAAGGCTATGCAGGATCCAGAGATCCAGAATATTCTTACAGATCCCATCATGCGACAG GTACTGGTCGATTTGCAGGAGAACCCTAGGGCTTCTCAGGAGCATCTTAAGAACCCTGGAGTGATGCAGAAGATTCAGAAGCTTGTAAGCGCTGGAATAGTTCAAATGAGATAG
- the LOC4330133 gene encoding asparaginyl endopeptidase Rep2-like yields the protein MAARWCFALLLALSAAAAGAGAKRTWEPVIRMPGEVVEEEVATVPRGSEGTEEEEKDGVGTRWAVLVAGSSGYGNYRHQADVCHAYQILRKGGLKEENIVVFMYDDIANNILNPRPGVIVNHPQGEDVYAGVPKDYTGDEVTAKNFYAVLLGNKTAVTGGSRKVIDSKPNDHIFIFYSDHGGPGVLGMPNLPYLYAADFMKVLQEKHASNTYAKMVIYVEACESGSIFEGLMPEDLNIYVTTASNAEESSWGTYCPGMEPSPPSEYITCLGDLYSVSWMEDSETHNLKEESIKKQYEVVKKRTSDMNSYGAGSHVMEYGDRTFKDDKLYLYQGFDPANAEVKNKLSWEGPKAAVNQRDADLLFLWRRYELLHDKSEEKLKALREISDTVMHRKLLDSSVDLVGKLLFGFGNGPSVLQAVRPSGQPLVDDWDCLKRMVRIFESHCGPLTQYGMKHMRAFANICNNGISGASMKEASIATCSSHNSGRWSSLVQGYSA from the exons ATGGCGGCGCGGTGGTGCTTCGCGTTGCTCTTGGCGCtgtcggcggccgcggcgggggccGGAGCCAAGCGGACGTGGGAGCCGGTGATTCGGATGCcgggggaggtggtggaggaggaggtggccacCGTGCCGCGCGGCAGCGAGGgcaccgaggaggaggagaaggacggCGTCGGGACGAGGTGGGCGGTGCtcgtcgcgggctcctccggcTACGGTAACTACAGGCACCAG GCTGATGTATGCCATGCATACCAGATATTACGGAAGGGAGGGCTAAAGGAGGAGAACATTGTCGTGTTTATGTATGACGACATTGCCAATAATATACTTAACCCGAGACCAGGGGTTATTGTCAATCATCCACAGGGTGAAGATGTTTATGCAGGAGTTCCGAAG GATTACACTGGAGACGAAGTCACTGCAAAAAACTTTTACGCGGTTCTCTTGGGCAATAAAACTGCAGTTACTGGGGGTAGTAGGAAGGTCATAGATAGCAAACCAAATGACCACATATTTATCTTCTACTCTGATCATGGGGGTCCTGGAGTTCTTG GTATGCCCAATCTGCCATATCTTTATGCTGCTGACTTCATGAAGGTGTTACAAGAAAAACATGCCTCCAATACTTACGCTAAAATG GTTATATATGTAGAAGCGTGTGAAAGTGGCAGTATTTTCGAAGGTTTGATGCCAGAGGACCTTAATATTTATGTCACAACAGCGTCTAATGCAGAAGAGAGTAGTTGGGGGACGTACTGCCCAGGAATGGAACCATCGCCTCCTTCCGAGTACATCACCTGCTTAGGTGACCTATACAGCGTTTCTTGGATGGAAGACAG TGAGACTCACAATCTGAAGGAGGAATCAATTAAGAAGCAGTACGAAGTG GTTAAGAAGCGTACCTCTGACATGAACAGCTACGGTGCTGGCTCTCATGTTATGGAGTACGGGGACAGGACATTCAAGGATGACAAGCTTTACCTATACCAAGGTTTCGACCCTGCAAATGCCGAAGTTAAGAACAAGCTATCATGGGAAGGCCCAAAGGCTGCAGTCAACCAAAGAGATGCAGATCTTCTTTTCCTCTGGAGAAGG TATGAGCTGTTACATGACAAGTCCGAAGAGAAGCTGAAAGCTCTGAGGGAGATCAGTGACACTGTTATGCATAGGAAGCTTCTTGACAGCAGTGTTGATCTTGTCGGAAAACTTCTCTTTGGATTTGGAAATGGGCCTTCTGTGCTTCAAGCTGTTAGACCTTCTGGTCAGCCACTCGTTGATGATTGGGATTGTTTGAAGAGAATG GTACGGATCTTTGAGTCGCATTGCGGACCGCTCACTCAGTACGGTATGAAGCACATGAGGGCGTTTGCTAATATTTGCAACAACGGTATCTCTGGCGCTTCAATGAAGGAAGCAAGCATCGCTACTTGCAGCAGTCACAACTCGGGTAGATGGAGCTCGCTGGTGCAGGGGTACAGTGCTTGA